The genomic interval AGACTCCGCGTCCAAGCGCCCGCTCCGCCATTTGGGCGAGGGATTCGGCCAGCGCGCTCCAGAGTTCGCGGTCCTCGGCAGCCGCCACGGAATCGGCCCGGAAGCCCTGATTACCGGCATAGCTGAGGAGGAACAGGAGCCGGCTCAGCCCCAGCCGGTCCTTGGGGCGCACATCGAGCTGCAGCGCGGCCGTGCGGACGGACCCCACCTTGCCCGCGGGCTCGATCCGGTACAAGCCCATGCCCATCGGCGACGCCTTGGCCAGCCCGCTGGCGTTCACGAAGGCCGCACTGGCGGCATCCAGGCGTTCCACGGTGCCTTTGGACAGCTCGTCGAGGACCAGATGGCGCGCGGCCGGTGCACGGCCGCGCTGGGCTGCTCCGCCGTGGGCCGCGCCCGGCGCGGCGCTGCCGTGCACCGCGCCGCCGTGGGCCGCGCCGCCGTGGGCCGGAGTGTGGGTTGGCTTAGCTGGTAACAAGGCGTCCCAGCAGCTGCTCCAGCCCGAACCGCTCCTCCAGCTGCACCCGGGTCAGCTGGCCGTGGTAGTGCTCCTCCAGCAGCGGCATCAGCTCGTACTTCCAGATCCGGCGCAGCCCGGCCGGCGTCTGGGCGGCCGTCTTCATAAAGTACGACGGGCCGATCATCAGGTCCCGGTCCCACTCGTCGATGGCGGTGTTCAGCGCATCGAGCAGCAGCGCCGGTGTGGTGTCCAGGTCCCGCACCTGCAGGAACCGCAGCAGCGACCCCTTCACAGGCTCCGTCTGCGGGTGCAGCTCGATGAACGCGAACCGGCGTCGGATGGCGGCATCCATCATGGCGATGGACCGGTCCGCGGTGTTCATAGTGCCGATGATGTACAGGTTGTCCGGCAGCGTAAACGGCTCGTTGGGGCTGTACTGCAGGTAGATCCGGTCATCGCGGTACTCCAGCAGGAAATAGAGCTCGCCGAACACCTTGGCCAGGTTGGCGCGGTTCATCTCGTCAATGATCAGGAAGTAGGGCTTCTTTTCGTTCCCGGGCTTGGCGGCTTCCTCGGCCAGCCGGCGCAGCGGCCCCGCCACGAGCTTGAAGGACACCTGGCCCTCGTCGGTCTTGTCCGGCCGGTAACCCTCGAAAAAGTCCTCATACGCGTACGACGGGTGGAACTGCACCAGCTTCACCCGCTCGTCCGTGCTGTCCTGGGCCAGCTCCGCCGCGAGATGCTTGGCCAGGTACGTCTTGCCCGTTCCGGGCGGCCCGTACAGGACCAGCTGGCGGTTCTCCTCCAGCAGTTCCGCGATCTCCTGCAGCGGCTCCAGGTCCATGTGCAGCGAATCCGCGAAGTCGCGGCTCAGCGGGCGGAAGCCTTCCTGCACAGGGGGCACGACGGCGGCCGGTGCGTCGGCGTCGTCGTCCTCCGGTTCCGCCTCGGCCGGCACTAGCGCCTGGAGCGCCTGCACCACCCTGGTCACGTCAACAACGATCCCCGAGGTGGCCAGCTGGCGCTGGACGTGGCGGGGCAGGTCCGCGGCGGCGTGGCCGTCGTCGTCCAGCCAGCGCACCTTGCGCCGCAGGCGGCGGTTGTCGTCGTTGTGCTCAGGCTCGCCCAGCACCACGCCCAGCCGCACGGTGCCGGCGTGCTGGAACAGAACCAGGTCGCCCGGCTTCATGACGGTCAGGAAGGCAAACACCGCCGTTTTGGTGTCCTCGCGCTCCACGTAGCCGAGGTGCTTGTAGTCCTCGTCCACGGCGTGCTGCACCAGCCCCGCGGTTACGCCGGGGTCCAGGTGGCGGAGATGTTCGACGTCGAGCGTCACCTTCTCCTCGTCCTGCCATGCGGTGAGGAGGTCGGCGTTGTCGCTGTGGGTACGCAGCAGCCACGCGCGTCGGCCGGGGTCCCCCACTTTGCGCCACTGGCTGACCAGCTGGCGGGCGTACCAGTCGATCCGCTGGCCAGCCTGTTCATCCAGGTGCAGGCGGATGCGGTTAATGTCCGCGGTGATTTCCTCGTCGGAATCGCCCTTGGCCCCGCCCACCAGCGAGGCGAAGGCGTCGCGGATTTCCTGCCGCTCCACGTCCGCCACTACGGGCTCGAAGTAGCTGGGCCAGGCCAGGTACTCGATGCTGCGGCGGATGGCGGGCTGGTCCGCCGGGGTGCCCGCGGCGAGCTCGTGGAACTTCAGCGGGTCCTTCAGCGCCTTGGCGATGGCCACCGGAACCTGCTGGTCCACATGCTGCACAAACCGGCAGAGCCACTTCAGGTGGTCCCAGATGGTCCAGTTGAATTCGGCGGTGCGGTCCCTGATCACGCCGTGGTCCGTCATGCCCTTGTAGAGTTCCTCGGGCAGCTCCAGCGGCGGCTCCAGCGCTGTCTCCAGCCAGGACGCGGCCTCCGCCACGCGGGCACGCTTGACCTTGAGCGACTTGACCTCGTGCGCCAGGGGCAGCGACTGCAGGAAAAGCAGCTCCACGGCCAGCTGCTTGGCCTCCCGGGAGGCGTCCTCGAGGTTCTGCCGGAGGTTGGTCATCATGGGCGCCTTGGCATCCGCGGCTCCCCGGTCCAGGCGCTCCAGCAGCTCCGCCGCAGCCTCCGCTGTCCAGGTCAGGGTCTTCCCGTCCAGGGCCGACGGCTTGCCCTGCAGGCCCGGTCCCAGCACAAACCAGGCCGCGTCCTCGATCTCCTTTGAGACACCGAGGGCGCGGTGCATGGCAGTCTTGGGATTTGGGGTCATGGGTTCAAATTTACAGGCTCAAACTGGATGCCTGCTCCGAAGACCCTGGGTGTGCAGATCCGAGGCCTGCTACTTAACTGCCCCGAGTCCGGCTCCTGGCCGCTTGCGGCCCAGAATGAAGTAGCCCATCGGCCCGATGAAATTGATCAGGGCGGCCACCCGCCAGGCTGCCTTTGGCCCGTTGATTTGCGCCGCCGGACGCTTGGAGATGTCACGCTGGGCGGCCAGCATCAGCGCCACCTGCCCTATCCCGATGACCACGAATCCCGCCCGTGCCGCCGGTGACATCTCTTTCCAGGTCTTTTTGTTTTTCTTGGCCATGGTCAACGCTCCTTAGTGGGTATTACCAGTTTCCGGTGTGCGCCGTGCGTGCGCAACGGATGTGCAGGCACGGCGCCGTACGGTTCAAAACGTGACCGGTTCAAAACGTGACCGGCTTAAGACGTGACGGTTCAAAGAGTGAACGGCGCGAGCCGCTCCTTCTGCTCCGGCGTCAGGCGCAGGACGCGGCCGGAAGCCTCATCCACAAACGCCAGATGGCTGCTGGCCCGGACGCACTCCTCCCGCGTGACCGGGTCCTGCACCACGTAGTGGATGTCGAAACTGGCGCCCTTCACCGCGCCGATCCACACCTGGACCACTGCCGGGACATTGCGGTATTCCAACGTCCTGACGTAGCGGATCTTGTGGTCCACCACCAGCGCCAGAGTTCCCTCCGGAACGTCGTTGAAGAGCGACACTTCCGGTTCGATGCCGGGCAGGCCGGCACCCCGGGGAGGCCCGAACGCTGCGATACGGGCCTCCTCAAGCATCCTGACAATCTGGACGTTGTTGATGTGCCCATAGGCGTCCATGTCGCCCCAGCGCATCGGGACCAGGACCTCGATGCGCCGGGCGGCTCCGGTTCCCAGCGCGCTCAGCTGTGGACCGCCGTCGAATCGTCCACAACGGATTCTTCAACGTCAGAGCCGGCGAACTGGGACATGTACAGCCGGTAGTAGGCACCCTCAGCCGCCAGCAGGGTCTTGTGGTTGCCCTGCTCCACGATCTTGCCGTTCTCCATCACCAGGATGGTGTCGGCGTCGCGGATCGTGGAGAGCCGGTGGGCGATCACAAAGCTGGTGCGGTCCGTCCGAAGCGCCGCCATGGCCTTCTGGACCAGCAGCTCGGTGCGTGTATCCACGGAGCTGGTGGCCTCATCCAGGATGAGCAGCGACGGATTGGCCACAAACGCGCGGGCGATGGTGATCAGCTGCTTTTCACCGGCGCTGACGTTGTTGCCTTCCTCATCGATCACGGTGTCGTAGCCCTCCGGCAGGGCGCGCACAAAGCGGTCCACGAAGGTGGCCTTGGCGGCTGCCATGACCTGCTCCTCGGTGGCGTCCAGGTTGCCGTACCGGATGTTGTCGTAAATGGACCCGCCAAACAGCCACGCGTCCTGGAGCACCATGCCCACCTTGGACCGCAGCTCGGACCGGCTCAGGTGCGTGACATCCACGCCGTCCAGGGTGATGGACCCCGAATTGAGCTCGTAGAAGCGCATCACGAGGTTCACCAGGGTGGTTTTGCCGGCCCCCGTGGGACCAACAATTGCCACGGTGTGCCCCGGTTCCGCCGTGAAGGACAGGTTTTCGATCAGCGGCCTGTCCTCGGAGTAGCTGAACGTGACGTCCTTGAACTCCACATGCCCGTCGGTCTTGGCCGGCAGGTGCTCGGTGGCGGTCTCGGAGTCCTGCTCATCGGCGTCGAGGAATTCAAAGACCCGCTCCGAGGACGCCACGCCGGACTGCAGCATGTTGGCCATGCCGGCCATCTGGCCCAGCGGCTGCGTGAACTCGCGCGAGTACTGGATGAAGGCGGTGGCGTCGCCCAGGGACATCGAGCCCGAGGCCACCCGGAGGCCACCCACGACGGCGATGCCCACATAGCTGAGGTAGGAAACGAACTGCATGACCGGGAAGATCATGCCGGAGACGAACTGGGCTCCGAAGCTGGCCTTGTAGAGGGCCTCGTTCCGCTCTTCGAAGCGTTCCAGCATGTCAGCGTCACGGCCGAAGACCCGCACCAGATCGTGCCCGGAGAAGGATTCCTCGATCTGGCCGTTCAGCTCACCCGTGTTCTTCCATTGGGCGGCGAAGAGCTTCTGGCTGCGCGAACCGATCAGGCCGGCAGCCACGCCGGACAGCGGCAGCGCAACGAGGGCGATAAGAGCGAGCTGCCAGGAGACGATGAACATCATGATGACGATGCCGATCACTGTAAGCAGCGAGCTGATCAGCTGTGCGAACGCCTGCTGCAGCGCCTGCTGGACGTTGTCGACGTCGTTCGTCACCCGGGAGAGGACGTCGCCGCGCTGGCGGGTGTCGAAGTAGTTCAGCGGGAGCCGGTTCAGCTTCTTTTCGGTGTCGTCCCGGAGCCGGCGGATCACCTTCATCACGATGCGGTTCAGCACGTAGCCCTGCAGCCACAGGAAGATGTTGGCCACAAAGTACATCAGCAGCACGATGGCGATCAGGACTGAGAGTTTCTGGAAGTTGATCCCGGTGCCGGGCACCAGCTCCATCCGCGACACCATGTCCGCGAAGTTATCCTGCCCCTGCTGGCGCAGGCCTTCCACGAACTCGTCCTTGCTGGCGCCGGCGGGCAGTTGCTTGCCAACGACGCCGCCGAAGATGACGTCCATGGCCTGGCCCAGGATCTTGGGGGCGATGACGTTCAGGACCACCGAGACCACCACCAGGGCCACCACGGCGTAGATGCCCACAGCCTCAGGCTTCAGGAGCCCCAGCAGGCGCTTCGCCGAGGGCCAGAAGTGCTCGGCCTTCTTGGCGGGCATGCCGCCGAACATGTCGCCGTCGGCCTCGGAGGGCTTGTATTCCTCCTCGAAGAAATCGTCGTCCTCCAGGAGGTCTTCCGGAGTTACGGAATCCGGGTTCGTTGCGGTGGTCGAGCCTGTCGTTTCGGTGGTCGAGCCTGTCGAGACCTTCTTGGCGGCGCTCATGCCAGTTCCTCCACGCTCAGCTGGGATTCAACAATTTCCTGGTAGGTGGGTGAGGTTTCCAGGAGCTCCTCATGCGTTCCGCGGTCCACGATCCGGCCGTTGTCCAGGACCAGGATCTGGTCTGCATCGGTGATGGTGGAGATCCGTTGGGCCACGATGATGACCGTGGCGTCGGCGGTGGTCTGTTTCAGCGCGGCGCGGAGCCTGGCATCGGTTGCGACGTCCAGCGCCGAGAACGAATCGTCAAAGAGGTAGACCTTGGGTTTGGTGATCAACGCGCGGGCGATGCAGAGCCGCTGCCGCTGGCCGCCGGAGACGTTGGTGCCGCCCTGCGCGATGCGGGCGTTCAGTCCGTTCTTCTTGTCGCGGACAAAGCCCTCGCCCTGGGCGATCTGCAGCGCGTCCCAGAGTTCCTGGTCCGTGGCCTCGGTCTTGCCGAAGCGCAGGTTGTGCTCGATGGTGCCCGAGAAGAGGTACGGCCGCTGCGGGACCAGGGCCACGCGCTTGGTGATCTCGGCACGGTCCAGGTTGCTGACGGAGACGCCGTCCAGGAGGACTTCGCCCTCGGCGATGTCGTACAGGCGCGGCAGCAGGGCCAGCAGCGAGGTTTTGCCTGCACCGGTGGAACCGATGATGGCAACGGTCTCGCCCGGTTTGGCGGTGAAGCTGATGTTGCTCAGCACCGGCGTCTCGGCACCGGGGTAGGCGAAGGTGACGTTCCGGTATTCCACTACCCCGGCCAGCGTGGCGGGCGTCTCAGGACGTTCGGGATCGTGGATGGAGGGTTCGACGTCGAGCACTTCACCGATGCGGTCCGCGCAGACGGAGGCGCGCGGGATCATCATGGCCATAAACGTGCCCATCATGACGGCGATCAGGATCTGGAGCAGGTACTGCAGGAAGGCGGTCAGGGCGCCCACCTGCATTTCGCCCGAATCCACGCGCTGGCCGCCGAACCACAGCACCGCGGCCGTGGACAGGTGCAGGATCATGCCGATGGCCGGGAACATCAGGACAAACAGGGCCCCGATTTTCAGGGAGACGTCGGTCAGGTCCTTGTTGGCCACGCCGAAACGCTCGGTTTCATAGGGTTCGCGGACAAAGGCGCGGACTACGCGGATGCCGATGATCTGCTCGCGAAGGACGGCGTTGATGCGGTCGATCTTCTTCTGCATGGAACGGAACAGGGGCATCAGCCGGACCACCAGGTAGCCCACCACCACGATCAGCACGGGCACGGAGACCCAGACCAGCCAGGACAGGCTGATGTCCTCGCGCAGCGCCATGATGATGCCGCCGATGCACATGATGGGGGTGGCCACCATGAAGTTCAGTCCCATCAGCACGAGCATCTGGACCTGCTGGACGTCGTTGGTGCCGCGGGTGATGAGGGTGGGGGCGCCGAACGTGTTCACGTCCTTGGCGGAGAAACTGGTGACCTTGCGGAACACCCCGCGGCGCAGATCGCGGCCCACGGCCATGGCCGTTTTGGAGCCGTAGTAGACGCCGGCGATGGCGGTGCCCACTTGGACAATGGCCACCAGCAGCATCACGGACCCGGTCCGCCAAATGAAATCCGTATCCCCGCGGGAAACGCCTTCGTCGATGATCTGGGCGTTGAGGCTGGGAAGGTAGAGCGCTGCGATGGTGGACGCCAGTTGGAACACAACGACGGCCACGATGTATGGCATGTACGGTTTGGAGTAGCGCCGTATGAGGGTGAGGAGCATGCCCGTGAATCCTTAGGAAGAGAGCGCGAAATGATGAGGATAAGTAGTAACAGACGGGGCTGACATTTCTCAGCCTACCCACTCTACGAAATCCGTTGCCCGGGCGAAACATCTACGGTAAATATCATCCGATCGGCGTACTCCTCCACACGTTCCTCCACCACTCACCTGCGCGAACGGACACTTGCGGCCCCGGATCCGTGGGGCCTTAAGTGTCCGTTCGCGCTCAGGTCAGCGGCCGGCGGAGGCGAGTTCCGGCGTCGTGCTTTCAGCGTTGGCGTTTGCCTCGGCGCCGGTCCCCGCCCCCGGTTCGGTCTCCGGCTGGATGTCAACGGTGCGCCGCAGCGGGCGTTCCTTGATGAACAGGACCGAGATCAGGGCTACCACCGCAACGCCGGCGGAGATCAGGAAGACCTCGGCGGTGGCGTCGCCGTAAGCGGCGCGCATGATCTCGCGGACCGGTGCGGGCATGTCAACGAGGTCCATGCTGGCTCCGGCCGACCCGCCCGCCACTGGGATACCGGCCGCAGCCAGGCCCTGCGTGGCGAGTTCGCTGACCCGGCTGCTGAGGACGGCGCCGAGCACGGACACACCGATCGCGCCGCCCACTGAACGGAAGAAGGCCACAGACGCGCTGGCTGAGCCGATATCTGACGCCCGGACTGTGTTCTGCACCGCCAGGACCAGGTTCTGCATCAGCATGCCGAGGCCCACGCCCAGGATGGCCGTGAAGATCCCGGCCTGCCACAGTTCGGTGGTGTGGTCCATGGTGCCGGCCAGGCCGAGGCCGCCGATCAGCAGGATGGACCCGCCGATCAGGTAACCCTTCCACTTGCCGGTGCTGCTGATGAGCAGACCGGAAACGACCGAACCGGTCAGGTTGCCGGCGATCATCGGCAGCGTCAGGAGCCCGGCTTCGGTAGGCGTGGCGCCGCGGGCCACCTGGAAGTACTGGCCCAGGAACGTGGTTGAACCGAACATCGCGATGCCCACCGCCACTGAAGCGATGATGGCCAACGCGGTGGTGCGTTCGGAGATGATCTTCAGCGGGATGATGGGCTGCTCCACCTTGGACTCCACCAGCACCAGCAGGGCCAACAGCACCACGCCGCCGCCCACCATGGCGGCCGACTGCCAGGAAACCCAGTCGTAGTAGGCGGGGTTGCCGGCGAAGGAAACCCAGATCAGGAGCAGGCTGACGCCGGAGGTCAGCAGGATGGAGCCAAGCCAGTCGATCTTGACGTGGCGCTTGATGTGCTCGATTTTCAGAGTGATCTGGAGCAGGATAAGGGCGACGACGGCGAGCGGCACGCAGACGAAGAAGGTCCAGCGCCAACCCAGCGGGCTGTCCACGATGAATCCGCCCAGCAGCGGGCCGCCGGCAGTGCCTACCGCCATCACGGCGCCCATGTAGCCGGAGTATTTGCCGCGGTCCCGGGGCGGGATCATGGTGCCGATGATGGCCTGCGCCAACGCGGTGAGCCCGCCCATGGCCACGCCCTGGATAACGCGGGCGGTGAGCAGCAGCGGGATGGTCTCGGAGAGTCCGGCCATAACGGAGCCAGCCACGAAGATGACGATGCTCAGCTGGACCAGCAGCTTCTTGTTGAAGAGGTCGGACAGCTTGCCCCAGATGGGGGTGGTGACGGCGTTGGCCAGCAGGGCGGCGGTGATCACCCAGGCGAAATCGGTCTGGGTGCCGTGCAGATCGGACATGATGGTGGGCAACGCGTTGGCCACGATGGTGCTGCTGAGGATGGCGGTGAAGAACGCCGCGAGGAGCCCGGTCAGGGCTTCCATGATCTGGCGGTGGGTCATCGCCAAGGGCGGTGCGGCGGGTTGGCTCGACATATCAGTGCTCCTGGAGGTTCTGGGGTGCGGTGGCTGATGCCGCGGTTGAATGTGCCGGGAGTGCATGTGCCCGGGCTGAATGCTTGAGGGACTCCGAGAGTTTTGTCAGGATCCGTGCCGTGTCTTCGGCATCCTCCTGGCTCCAATCGCTGAGGTACTCCTGCAGCGTGGCCGTGCGGCTTTCCCCGATCTCGCGGAGCTTGTCCACGCCGGACGGCGAGAGGGCAACCAGCTGGGCGCGGCCGTCGTCGGGATCCTGCCGCCGGATGACGAAACCCTGCTCCTCAAGGTCCGCGATATGGCGGCTGAGGACGGGGGCGCTGACACCGAGCCGCTCCGCCAGCTGGGTGGCGCGAGATTCCCCCTCCCCCACGAACCTGAGCACGCCCTGCAGCGCAACCCCGGTGTCCTGTCCGCGGAAGCTCGCGGCGGCGACGCATCGGACCACCCGTTGGAGGTCGAAGATGCGGTAGACAAGGTCCGCTGCGGTGTCCGGGGCGACTGCCATGGTTGAGCTCTCCTCTTTTGTTTGCCTAAGGCAACTATATCCCTAAATGGTTGCTTTGGGAAACTAAAGAAGAGATGGTCGGGTTCAGGAGCCCTTAAACGCCAAGCGCGAACCGGCAGCTAATACCCTCAAATTTGCTTGAGGAAGGTATTAGCTGCCAGTTCGCGCGTGGGGAGAGCTGGGTGTTCAGTCGTCCAGGTGGGTGGGTCCGAACATCTTGAGGAGCGTTTCGACGACGACGACGTTGGGTCCGTCCGCCGCGAAGCCCGCCCTGAGCGCGTTCCCGACGTCCTCGGGGGCCACCCGCGTGGCCGGCACGCCGAATGCTTCGGCGAGCTTGACGAAGTCGGGGCGCGCAAGCTCGGTGGCCGTGGCCTTGCCGAACGCGCCCACCATGTATTCGCGCAGGATGCCGTAGCCGCCGTCGTCAACGATCAGCCAGGTGACCGGGACGTTGTGCTGCTTGGCGGTGGCGAGTTCGGAAATGGAGTACATGGATGAACCGTCACCGGACACGGCAAGCACACGGCCCGGCTTGCCGACTGTTTCCAGCCCGACGGCGCCGCCGATGGCTGCCGGGAAGCCGTAGCCCAGGCCGCCGGCACCCTGGGCGGAGTGGAACTGGCCCTGCCGGGCATCCCAGCAGCTCCAGCCCCAGTACGCGGAAATGGTCATGTCCCAGAAGGTCTGCATGTCCGCGGGGACGGCTTCGCGGATGTCGGACATAAACTTCAGCTCTTTGCCCAGGTCCTGGGATTCGAGCCGCGCCTTGACCTTGGCGAGGGAGTCCTTCACCAGGTCCTCGGGGGTGGTCCCGTGCCAGCTGCGGGTGGCGTCGACGGGCGCTGCCAGGGCGTCGTCGAGTGCGCTGAGCGCCTGGCCGGCGTCGGCGCGGATGCCCAGGCCGGGGCTGTTCGATTCGAGGACGCGCGGTTCGGCGTCGATCTGGATGATGCGGCCGCGGGGCGCGAACGTGAAGTAGTTGGACGTGACTTCACCGAGGGACGAGCCGATGACAATCAGGACGTCGGCATCCTCCAGGAGGTCCGTCATGTGGCGGTCCTCGATCCAGGACTGCAGCGAAAGCTCATGGGTCCACGGGAAGGCGCCGTTGCCGCCGGGCGTGCAGATGACCGGCGCCCGCAGCTTCTCGGCAATCGAGAGCAGCGACTTTTCCGCCCGGCCACGCCGGGTACCGCCACCGGCGATGATGGCGGGACGTTCCGCCGTCGACAGCCATTTCACCGCTTCCCGGACCAGCTCCACGCGGGGCGGGTTGTCCGCTGCTTCGGCGAGGGCGTCCTCCACCGGGGGCACCATGATGGGATCCAGCAGCACGTTCTGCGGGATTTCCAGCCAGACCGGGCCCTGCGGCGAGGAGATGGCTTCGGTCCAGGCATCCTGGATGGCCGACGGGATGCCCGACGCGTGCTGGATCAGGCGCTGGCTCTTGGTGACGTTCGCGGCCGAGGCCTTCTGGTCGTCGAGCTGGTGCAGCATGCCCTTGCGGCGGGCGCCCAGTCCGTCGAGCGGGATCTGGCTGGCCACCACCACCATGGGCACACCCGTGGCGTAGGCCTCCTGCAGGCCGGCGAGGGACGTCAGCGCCCCGGGTCCGGTGGACAGGAACAGCACGCCCACTTCACCGGTGGCGCGGGAGTACCCGTCCGCGGCGAAAGCGCTGTTGTTCTCCACGCGGGAGGACACAAAGTGAAGGTTGCCGCGGCCCATGGCGTCAAACAGGCCGAGCGCGTGCTGGCCCGGGATGCCGAAGACGGTCTTCGCGCCGAGCGCTTCAAGGGTTTCGACGACGAGGTCCCCGCCGTTGCGCTGGCTGGTCCCCTTGGTAGGGGCTGCTGTGCCCGGATCGAAATCAATCATGGTGGCTACTCCTTGGTTCCGGCGGCGAAACCGGCAGGTTGGCGGGCTTCTTGGCCGAGAGCCTGGGCGGCGTAGCCGTTGGCTGTCCCGAACCGGTCACCTTCAACAGCATTGTCCGCCATCAGCGTGACCAGTTCATAGGCCACATGGCTGGCTGCCACGCCGGTGATTTCAGCGTGGTCGTAGGCCGGAGCAACCTCGACGATGTCGGCGCCCACCAGGTTCATGCCGCGGAAGCCGCGGATGATCTCCAGGAGTTCGCGGCTGGTGATGCCACCGGCCTCAGGGGTTCCGGTGCCCGGAGCGTGCGCGGGGTCCAGGACGTCGATGTCCACGGAGATGTAGAGCGGACGGTTGCCGATCCGGTCGCGGACCTTGGCCACCGTCTCCAGGACGCCCTGGTAGTAGACATCGGCGGAGGTGACGATGCCGAACCCGAAGCGGTGGTCGTCGTCGAGATCCTTTTTGCCGTAGAGCGGGCCGCGCGTGCCGATGTGGCTGATGGCTTCGGTGTCCAGGATGCCTTCTTCAACGGCCCGGCGGAACGGGGTGCCGTGGGTGTATTCGGCACCGAAGTAGGTGTCCCAGGTATCGAGGTGGGCGTCAAAGTGCAGCATGGCGACAGGTCCGCCGGCGCGCTCGGCGGCCGCACGGAGCAACGGCAGGGCGATGGTGTGGTCCCCGCCGAGGGTCACCAGTTTGCTGCCGGCCGCCGTGAGGTCCAGGGCGTTCTGCTGGATGGTTTCGATGGCTTCGTTGATGTTGAACGGGTTGACGGCCATGTCTCCGGCGTCGGCCACCTGGATGTTTTCGAACGGGCTGACGTCCCAGGCGGGGTTGTACGGGCGGAGCAGGCGGCTGGCCTCGCGGATGTGGTTGGAGCCGAAACGGGCGCCCGGGCGGTACGAAACACCCGAGTCGAAGGGCACGCCCACCACCGTCACGTCGGCCTTGGCCACCTGGTCCAGACGCGGCAGGCGGGCGTAGGTTGCAGCGCCGGCATAGCGCGGGATACGGGATGAATCGATGGGGCCAAGGTTGCCGTTGGCTTCGATGCGCAGCTCTTTCAAAATGAGCCTCTCCTTCGAGGATTGATCGGCGGGTGTGACAGCCATCATAGCCTGAAGTTTTCTAATGCGCATCAGTTGTTTACAAAACCACCATTGGCCAAGCTCACGCCGGCCGCCCCCGGGCACAAACCGGGAAGGAACGCAGCAACGCTAGCGAGCGGGGAGCGGCAACCTACCGGCTGGCCGCAGGGACCAGGACCCAGAGAACCTCGACGGCCTCGTCCGTGGGATTGACCCACGTGTGCGGTTCGCGGCCCGGGAAGGTGACGGTGTCGCCGGTGCTG from Pseudarthrobacter sp. SSS035 carries:
- a CDS encoding ABC transporter ATP-binding protein, translated to MLLTLIRRYSKPYMPYIVAVVVFQLASTIAALYLPSLNAQIIDEGVSRGDTDFIWRTGSVMLLVAIVQVGTAIAGVYYGSKTAMAVGRDLRRGVFRKVTSFSAKDVNTFGAPTLITRGTNDVQQVQMLVLMGLNFMVATPIMCIGGIIMALREDISLSWLVWVSVPVLIVVVGYLVVRLMPLFRSMQKKIDRINAVLREQIIGIRVVRAFVREPYETERFGVANKDLTDVSLKIGALFVLMFPAIGMILHLSTAAVLWFGGQRVDSGEMQVGALTAFLQYLLQILIAVMMGTFMAMMIPRASVCADRIGEVLDVEPSIHDPERPETPATLAGVVEYRNVTFAYPGAETPVLSNISFTAKPGETVAIIGSTGAGKTSLLALLPRLYDIAEGEVLLDGVSVSNLDRAEITKRVALVPQRPYLFSGTIEHNLRFGKTEATDQELWDALQIAQGEGFVRDKKNGLNARIAQGGTNVSGGQRQRLCIARALITKPKVYLFDDSFSALDVATDARLRAALKQTTADATVIIVAQRISTITDADQILVLDNGRIVDRGTHEELLETSPTYQEIVESQLSVEELA
- a CDS encoding PLDc N-terminal domain-containing protein, with amino-acid sequence MAKKNKKTWKEMSPAARAGFVVIGIGQVALMLAAQRDISKRPAAQINGPKAAWRVAALINFIGPMGYFILGRKRPGAGLGAVK
- a CDS encoding McrB family protein, which encodes MTPNPKTAMHRALGVSKEIEDAAWFVLGPGLQGKPSALDGKTLTWTAEAAAELLERLDRGAADAKAPMMTNLRQNLEDASREAKQLAVELLFLQSLPLAHEVKSLKVKRARVAEAASWLETALEPPLELPEELYKGMTDHGVIRDRTAEFNWTIWDHLKWLCRFVQHVDQQVPVAIAKALKDPLKFHELAAGTPADQPAIRRSIEYLAWPSYFEPVVADVERQEIRDAFASLVGGAKGDSDEEITADINRIRLHLDEQAGQRIDWYARQLVSQWRKVGDPGRRAWLLRTHSDNADLLTAWQDEEKVTLDVEHLRHLDPGVTAGLVQHAVDEDYKHLGYVEREDTKTAVFAFLTVMKPGDLVLFQHAGTVRLGVVLGEPEHNDDNRRLRRKVRWLDDDGHAAADLPRHVQRQLATSGIVVDVTRVVQALQALVPAEAEPEDDDADAPAAVVPPVQEGFRPLSRDFADSLHMDLEPLQEIAELLEENRQLVLYGPPGTGKTYLAKHLAAELAQDSTDERVKLVQFHPSYAYEDFFEGYRPDKTDEGQVSFKLVAGPLRRLAEEAAKPGNEKKPYFLIIDEMNRANLAKVFGELYFLLEYRDDRIYLQYSPNEPFTLPDNLYIIGTMNTADRSIAMMDAAIRRRFAFIELHPQTEPVKGSLLRFLQVRDLDTTPALLLDALNTAIDEWDRDLMIGPSYFMKTAAQTPAGLRRIWKYELMPLLEEHYHGQLTRVQLEERFGLEQLLGRLVTS
- a CDS encoding thioesterase family protein, which encodes MRWGDMDAYGHINNVQIVRMLEEARIAAFGPPRGAGLPGIEPEVSLFNDVPEGTLALVVDHKIRYVRTLEYRNVPAVVQVWIGAVKGASFDIHYVVQDPVTREECVRASSHLAFVDEASGRVLRLTPEQKERLAPFTL
- a CDS encoding ABC transporter ATP-binding protein; its protein translation is MSAAKKVSTGSTTETTGSTTATNPDSVTPEDLLEDDDFFEEEYKPSEADGDMFGGMPAKKAEHFWPSAKRLLGLLKPEAVGIYAVVALVVVSVVLNVIAPKILGQAMDVIFGGVVGKQLPAGASKDEFVEGLRQQGQDNFADMVSRMELVPGTGINFQKLSVLIAIVLLMYFVANIFLWLQGYVLNRIVMKVIRRLRDDTEKKLNRLPLNYFDTRQRGDVLSRVTNDVDNVQQALQQAFAQLISSLLTVIGIVIMMFIVSWQLALIALVALPLSGVAAGLIGSRSQKLFAAQWKNTGELNGQIEESFSGHDLVRVFGRDADMLERFEERNEALYKASFGAQFVSGMIFPVMQFVSYLSYVGIAVVGGLRVASGSMSLGDATAFIQYSREFTQPLGQMAGMANMLQSGVASSERVFEFLDADEQDSETATEHLPAKTDGHVEFKDVTFSYSEDRPLIENLSFTAEPGHTVAIVGPTGAGKTTLVNLVMRFYELNSGSITLDGVDVTHLSRSELRSKVGMVLQDAWLFGGSIYDNIRYGNLDATEEQVMAAAKATFVDRFVRALPEGYDTVIDEEGNNVSAGEKQLITIARAFVANPSLLILDEATSSVDTRTELLVQKAMAALRTDRTSFVIAHRLSTIRDADTILVMENGKIVEQGNHKTLLAAEGAYYRLYMSQFAGSDVEESVVDDSTAVHS